One Campylobacter sputorum subsp. sputorum DNA segment encodes these proteins:
- a CDS encoding type II secretion system protein, whose amino-acid sequence MKKGFSLIELIFVIVILGILAGVAVPRLTATRDDAQIAKLKSDVAAIQSGLTLERSTRMMRGDMSWPAALNTKKDNTGAEKDCGSPFCAVTQNAIKGAWNTNDGLKYEFKFNKSTTLNFVYDKDNGTFDCSDEKCKGYLH is encoded by the coding sequence ATGAAAAAAGGTTTTTCTTTAATAGAGCTTATTTTTGTTATAGTGATTTTGGGAATTTTAGCTGGTGTTGCCGTGCCAAGACTTACAGCAACTAGAGATGATGCACAAATAGCAAAACTTAAATCAGATGTAGCGGCTATCCAAAGTGGTTTAACCTTGGAGCGTAGCACAAGAATGATGAGAGGCGATATGAGTTGGCCTGCTGCACTTAATACAAAAAAAGACAACACTGGTGCTGAAAAGGATTGCGGTAGCCCATTTTGTGCTGTTACGCAAAATGCTATAAAAGGTGCTTGGAACACAAACGATGGCTTAAAATATGAGTTTAAATTTAACAAGAGCACAACTTTAAATTTTGTTTATGATAAAGACAATGGAACTTTTGATTGTTCTGATGAAAAATGCAAAGGCTATTTACATTAA
- a CDS encoding 3-isopropylmalate dehydratase small subunit yields the protein MQGKVWKFGDNIDTDIIIAARYLNTSDESILAKHIMEDAIYDFSSKISKGDFIVAGENFGCGSSREHAPLALKAAGINCVIAKSFARIFYRNSFNTGLLILEIANADEINEADEIKINLNDGMIENLTTKKTYEFKPIPEFMQKLLNCGGLIEYAKDLIK from the coding sequence ATGCAAGGCAAAGTTTGGAAATTCGGAGACAACATAGATACAGATATAATAATAGCAGCAAGATACCTAAATACTTCAGATGAAAGTATCTTAGCTAAACACATAATGGAAGATGCTATTTATGATTTCTCATCTAAAATTTCAAAAGGCGATTTTATAGTAGCTGGAGAGAATTTTGGATGTGGAAGTAGCAGAGAACACGCCCCTCTTGCATTAAAAGCAGCAGGTATAAACTGCGTTATAGCAAAATCTTTCGCAAGAATTTTTTATAGAAATAGTTTCAACACTGGTCTTTTGATACTAGAAATTGCTAATGCAGATGAGATAAATGAAGCCGATGAAATCAAAATTAATTTAAATGATGGAATGATTGAAAACTTAACTACCAAAAAAACATATGAATTTAAGCCAATTCCAGAGTTTATGCAAAAGCTTTTAAACTGCGGTGGCTTGATAGAGTATGCTAAAGATTTAATAAAATAA
- a CDS encoding LysE family translocator produces the protein MDWLLFVSNFLMASFLPGINMTLALNYGILIGYKKTLFMISGSVLALGIVAFLSATSIGIIIIKKPFIFEIIKVCGGIYILYLAFKIFISTSKIKDSKVTHILNAKELFMQGFIACITNPKAWIFLAALLPPFLDKSNPFNAKMFLLIFIILCIEFFSFSVYALGGTFLKKFITKYISIVQKLSAILLSIVALWMIFW, from the coding sequence ATGGATTGGTTACTTTTTGTATCAAATTTTCTTATGGCATCATTTTTACCTGGTATAAATATGACTTTAGCTCTAAATTATGGGATTTTAATAGGCTATAAAAAAACACTTTTTATGATAAGCGGTTCTGTTTTAGCCCTTGGAATAGTGGCGTTTTTAAGCGCAACAAGCATAGGAATTATTATAATTAAAAAACCTTTTATTTTTGAGATTATAAAAGTTTGTGGCGGAATTTATATATTGTATCTTGCTTTTAAAATTTTTATATCCACTTCTAAAATCAAAGATAGCAAAGTTACACACATACTAAATGCGAAAGAACTTTTTATGCAAGGCTTTATAGCATGCATTACAAATCCTAAAGCTTGGATATTTCTTGCAGCTCTTTTACCGCCATTTTTAGACAAATCCAATCCTTTTAACGCAAAAATGTTTTTACTCATTTTTATAATTTTATGCATAGAATTTTTTTCATTTTCGGTTTATGCGCTTGGAGGAACTTTTTTAAAAAAGTTTATCACAAAATACATATCAATAGTTCAAAAACTTTCGGCTATTCTTCTTAGCATAGTTGCTTTATGGATGATATTTTGGTAA
- the mgtE gene encoding magnesium transporter, whose protein sequence is MSEELQIAKEQLDSHFEEELEDELSSTDIAEYLKTIKKNDDEQYEEYLEKLDPEVLGEVAMEMPDHMIKDVIEILPKDKVVEAIEELESDDQVELLKYIKDIDDKKARELFNELDEEDQADILKLSIYEENEAGAYMQTELFSARSDESLESAIQRLKKLKEEGELEDIYQLFVVDEENKLKYSIPLYDLITCNFKDTIGDIVKNAPEDEYKPHFALDSDNIEDVATDFQEFDLSVLPIINSSGVLVGRITTDDIHDFIQESATEQIYNLAGLDDEAEEEDDTIYKAGLSRASWLFLNLGTALLSSFVISFFDATIESFVALAILMPIVSAMGGNAGTQALTVTVRKLALGEIEFSDAKYVLKREISIAVINSIIFGILLGIVSAVWFKTPMLGVVICSAMIINLSLSGFFGAIIPMTLKKLKIDPAVGSSVLLTTFTDIIGFLSFLGLATWILI, encoded by the coding sequence ATGAGTGAAGAACTACAGATTGCTAAAGAGCAGCTTGATTCGCATTTTGAAGAAGAGCTGGAAGATGAACTCAGTAGCACCGATATAGCAGAATACCTTAAAACCATAAAGAAAAATGATGATGAACAATATGAGGAGTATTTAGAAAAACTTGACCCAGAAGTGTTGGGTGAAGTTGCTATGGAGATGCCAGATCACATGATAAAAGATGTGATCGAAATACTTCCAAAAGATAAAGTGGTAGAAGCTATTGAAGAGCTTGAGAGTGATGATCAAGTAGAGCTTTTAAAATATATAAAAGACATAGATGATAAAAAAGCTAGAGAGCTTTTTAATGAGTTAGATGAAGAAGATCAAGCTGACATACTAAAACTTTCTATATATGAAGAAAATGAAGCCGGTGCGTATATGCAAACCGAGCTTTTTAGTGCAAGATCTGATGAGAGTTTAGAAAGTGCCATCCAAAGGCTCAAAAAACTAAAAGAAGAGGGTGAACTAGAAGACATTTATCAACTTTTTGTAGTTGATGAAGAAAATAAACTAAAATACTCTATCCCGCTTTATGATCTTATAACTTGTAATTTTAAAGATACGATAGGGGACATAGTTAAAAACGCCCCAGAAGATGAATATAAACCACACTTTGCACTAGATAGTGATAATATAGAAGATGTTGCTACCGATTTTCAAGAGTTTGACCTTAGTGTTTTACCTATCATAAATAGTAGCGGTGTTTTAGTCGGTAGAATAACAACTGATGATATTCATGATTTTATACAAGAAAGTGCGACCGAACAAATTTATAATCTTGCTGGTCTTGATGATGAAGCAGAAGAGGAAGATGACACTATATATAAAGCTGGTTTATCAAGAGCTTCATGGTTATTTTTAAATTTAGGAACCGCTCTTTTATCTTCTTTTGTCATAAGTTTTTTTGATGCTACAATAGAGTCTTTTGTAGCACTTGCTATATTAATGCCAATAGTAAGTGCAATGGGCGGAAATGCTGGCACTCAAGCACTTACTGTAACAGTTAGAAAATTAGCTCTTGGAGAGATAGAGTTTAGTGATGCAAAATATGTTTTAAAAAGAGAGATTAGCATAGCTGTAATTAATAGCATTATTTTTGGCATCCTTCTTGGCATAGTATCTGCTGTATGGTTTAAGACGCCTATGCTTGGAGTTGTTATATGTAGTGCTATGATTATAAATTTATCTTTATCTGGATTTTTTGGCGCGATAATACCAATGACACTTAAAAAATTAAAAATAGATCCAGCTGTTGGCTCATCAGTGTTACTTACAACTTTTACTGATATTATAGGTTTTTTAAGCTTTTTAGGACTTGCAACATGGATACTAATATAA
- the uvrB gene encoding excinuclease ABC subunit UvrB, with translation MKNFEIYSKFSPNKDQQNAIDGIVKSIKAGNKFQTLLGVTGSGKTFSMANIIKNLDMPALIMTHNKSLAAQLYSEFKGFFPKNHVEYFISYYDYYQPEAYIPRSDLFIEKDSSVNEELERLRLSATASLLSYDDVITIASVSANYGLGNPKEYQGMVMYFELGKSLSQKKLLLKLVEMGYKRNDTYFDRGDFRVNGDTIDIYPAYHNDEALRLEFFGDELDYMYHFDVLENKKTKEVKKFILYPTSQFIVGMDRLKEAIKGIEAELEDRLEYFQKEGKVVEYARLKQRVEFDLEMLSSTGSTKGVENYARYLTGQKPGETPYTLFDYYEINFDDYLVIIDESHVSLPQFRGMYAGDRSRKETLVEYGFRLPSALDNRPLKFDEFISKKAKFLFVSATPNEYELELSGKNVFHQIMRPTGLLDPKITLKDSDNQVEILYDMAKEVIQRGDRILVTVLTKKMAEELTKYYLELGLKVKYMHSDIDAIERNELIRGLRSGNYDMLIGINLLREGLDLPEVSLIAIMDADKEGFLRSTTSLIQTIGRAARNLNGEVVMFCKKITKSMKEAIDTTEKRRKLQDEYNKANNITPKSATRNIEESLKIEDGAEIYRVSKNSEKMPASQRAKIVKELRKQMMEAASRLEFEKAAALRDEIAKLRKI, from the coding sequence GTGAAAAATTTTGAAATTTATAGTAAATTTTCTCCAAACAAAGACCAGCAAAACGCAATAGACGGCATTGTAAAATCTATCAAAGCAGGAAATAAATTTCAAACTTTGCTTGGTGTTACTGGAAGTGGCAAAACTTTTAGTATGGCAAATATCATTAAAAATTTAGATATGCCAGCTCTTATAATGACGCACAATAAAAGCTTAGCAGCACAACTTTATAGTGAATTTAAGGGATTTTTTCCAAAAAATCATGTAGAGTATTTTATAAGCTATTATGATTATTATCAACCAGAAGCTTATATACCAAGGAGCGATCTTTTCATAGAAAAAGACAGCTCAGTAAATGAAGAGTTAGAGCGTCTAAGACTAAGTGCGACAGCTTCACTTTTAAGCTATGATGATGTTATAACAATTGCCTCGGTTTCTGCAAACTATGGTCTTGGAAATCCAAAAGAGTATCAAGGTATGGTTATGTATTTTGAACTAGGAAAAAGTTTAAGTCAAAAAAAATTACTTTTAAAACTGGTTGAAATGGGATATAAAAGAAATGATACTTACTTTGATAGAGGTGATTTTAGAGTAAATGGCGATACTATAGATATTTACCCAGCTTACCATAACGATGAAGCATTGAGGCTTGAGTTTTTTGGAGATGAGCTAGATTATATGTATCATTTTGATGTGCTAGAAAACAAAAAAACAAAAGAGGTTAAGAAATTTATACTCTATCCAACAAGTCAGTTTATAGTTGGTATGGATAGACTAAAAGAGGCTATAAAAGGCATTGAAGCTGAGCTTGAAGATAGGCTTGAGTATTTTCAAAAAGAAGGTAAGGTTGTAGAGTATGCGAGATTAAAACAAAGAGTCGAGTTTGATCTTGAAATGCTAAGCTCAACAGGGTCGACAAAAGGTGTTGAAAACTATGCTCGTTATTTAACAGGACAAAAACCTGGTGAAACACCATACACACTTTTTGATTATTATGAGATAAACTTTGATGATTATCTTGTTATAATTGATGAAAGCCATGTAAGTTTGCCCCAGTTTCGCGGTATGTATGCAGGAGATAGAAGTAGAAAAGAAACTCTTGTAGAGTATGGTTTTAGACTTCCCTCAGCTCTTGATAACCGCCCTTTGAAATTTGATGAGTTTATATCAAAAAAGGCTAAATTTCTATTTGTTTCAGCTACACCAAATGAGTATGAGTTAGAACTAAGCGGAAAAAATGTATTTCATCAAATTATGAGACCAACTGGACTTCTTGATCCAAAAATCACACTAAAAGATAGCGATAATCAAGTAGAAATTCTTTATGATATGGCAAAAGAGGTAATTCAAAGAGGCGATAGAATTCTAGTAACAGTTTTAACCAAAAAAATGGCAGAAGAGCTTACAAAATACTACTTGGAACTTGGACTTAAAGTAAAATACATGCACTCAGATATAGATGCTATTGAGAGAAACGAGCTGATAAGAGGTTTAAGAAGCGGAAATTATGATATGCTAATAGGTATAAATTTACTCCGAGAGGGACTTGATCTGCCAGAAGTTTCTTTAATTGCAATAATGGACGCAGACAAAGAAGGTTTTTTACGCTCTACAACAAGCCTTATACAAACCATAGGAAGAGCTGCTAGAAATTTAAACGGCGAAGTTGTGATGTTTTGTAAAAAAATAACAAAATCTATGAAAGAAGCCATTGATACAACAGAGAAAAGACGAAAGCTTCAAGATGAGTATAATAAAGCTAACAATATCACACCAAAAAGTGCTACAAGAAACATCGAAGAGAGCTTAAAAATAGAAGATGGAGCAGAAATTTACAGAGTTAGCAAAAATAGCGAAAAAATGCCAGCAAGCCAGAGAGCTAAAATAGTAAAAGAGCTTAGAAAACAGATGATGGAAGCTGCTTCTAGGCTTGAGTTTGAAAAAGCAGCGGCACTTCGTGATGAGATTGCAAAACTAAGAAAAATTTAA
- a CDS encoding primosomal protein N' encodes MFYYEVAILGSALNPLTYESKNEFLDGDIVNINLRNKSSLGVIIQEVKKPSFKTLPISSKSNLKFTQLQINLAKFISYYYSSFLGVSYDLFEPYSEFKNTNLYIQKTPNLNEIQKKAFEFIDKHDVSLLFGDTGSGKSEVYISHIAKAINSGKTALFLMPEISLTPQMQKRLKQYFGDSVGVWHSKINKNKKAQILSKLQNGEIKLIAGARSALFLPFNNLGLVIVDEEHDDSYKSSSNPHYNARDLAIYISKFGVKVILGSATPCITTIQKQPYFRMKGTFFKSKKEYIFDDNETSISEVIIENIAKCLERKKQIVVFLPTRANFKFITCKSCFSTIKCPYCSVSMSYHKRENMLKCHYCGYATKVPKICDKCGGDMLEAKKIGTSEVLIKLSEIFPEAKIAKFDRDEITTQKKLENILKDFNDKKIDILVGTQMLSKGHDYHNVELAVILGLDEYLEYSDFRAREKTLALAMQVAGRAGRLEYGKVIFQTKKIDFFKKFISDYDSFINEEITFRDPLYPPFSKLMRINILSKKDEEANFICLECVKILEKFLIKMDDFEIIGYGKSPIELIASKFRYNILLRAKSHKPLIKISSLLQNKNIDIDIDPINFS; translated from the coding sequence TTGTTTTATTATGAAGTAGCTATATTAGGCTCAGCCTTAAATCCGCTGACATATGAAAGCAAAAACGAGTTTTTAGATGGCGATATAGTAAATATAAATTTACGAAACAAAAGCTCTCTTGGTGTGATAATACAAGAGGTTAAAAAACCATCTTTTAAAACTCTACCAATAAGCTCAAAAAGCAATCTTAAATTTACACAACTTCAGATAAACTTGGCTAAATTTATATCGTATTATTATTCGAGTTTTCTTGGTGTAAGTTATGATTTGTTTGAGCCTTATAGTGAATTTAAAAATACAAATTTATATATACAAAAAACTCCAAATTTAAATGAAATTCAAAAAAAAGCTTTTGAATTTATAGATAAACACGATGTTTCGCTGCTTTTTGGAGATACTGGAAGCGGCAAGAGTGAAGTGTATATAAGTCACATAGCAAAGGCTATAAATTCTGGCAAAACTGCACTTTTTTTGATGCCAGAAATTTCTCTTACTCCACAAATGCAAAAAAGATTAAAGCAGTATTTTGGAGATAGTGTAGGGGTTTGGCACTCAAAAATTAATAAAAATAAAAAGGCTCAAATTTTATCAAAACTTCAAAATGGAGAGATCAAATTAATCGCTGGAGCTAGATCTGCTCTGTTTTTACCATTTAATAATCTTGGATTAGTTATAGTTGATGAAGAGCACGATGATAGCTATAAATCATCATCAAATCCACATTATAACGCTAGAGATTTAGCTATCTATATATCTAAATTTGGAGTTAAAGTTATATTAGGTTCTGCAACACCTTGTATAACAACTATACAAAAGCAGCCGTATTTTCGTATGAAAGGCACATTTTTTAAGAGCAAAAAAGAGTATATTTTTGATGATAATGAGACATCAATTAGTGAAGTTATCATAGAAAATATCGCAAAATGCTTGGAGCGCAAAAAACAAATTGTTGTGTTTTTACCAACTAGGGCAAATTTTAAATTTATAACTTGTAAAAGTTGTTTTAGCACGATAAAATGCCCATATTGTTCAGTTTCCATGAGTTATCATAAAAGAGAAAATATGCTTAAATGTCATTATTGTGGCTATGCTACTAAAGTGCCTAAAATTTGTGATAAATGCGGTGGCGATATGTTAGAGGCAAAAAAAATCGGCACAAGTGAAGTTTTAATCAAACTTAGTGAAATTTTTCCAGAGGCTAAAATTGCTAAATTTGATAGAGATGAGATAACTACTCAAAAAAAATTAGAAAACATTCTAAAAGATTTTAATGATAAAAAAATTGACATTTTAGTTGGCACACAGATGTTAAGCAAGGGGCATGATTATCATAATGTCGAGCTTGCTGTTATTTTAGGGCTTGATGAGTATTTAGAATATAGCGATTTTAGGGCTAGGGAAAAAACGCTTGCTTTAGCAATGCAGGTTGCAGGCAGAGCAGGAAGATTGGAGTATGGAAAAGTTATATTTCAGACAAAAAAAATAGATTTTTTTAAAAAATTTATAAGTGATTATGACTCTTTTATAAATGAAGAAATTACATTTAGAGATCCGTTATATCCGCCATTTAGCAAACTTATGCGTATAAATATATTATCTAAAAAAGATGAGGAAGCAAATTTTATATGTTTAGAATGTGTGAAAATTTTAGAAAAATTTCTTATAAAAATGGATGATTTTGAGATAATAGGATATGGCAAATCCCCAATAGAGCTTATAGCGTCAAAATTTAGATACAACATACTTTTAAGAGCAAAATCACATAAACCACTCATAAAAATTTCAAGTTTATTACAAAATAAAAATATAGATATAGACATTGATCCGATAAATTTTAGCTAA
- a CDS encoding RNA degradosome polyphosphate kinase encodes MAKDKSDYINRELSWLRFNSRVLSQCDKNIPLMEKLKFIAIYTTNLDEFYMIRIAGLKQLFVAGVVVSGNDGMAPIDQLREIREYLKNEKITLENHYKNITKELSKNGLFIKNYDELNANLKQKADEYFFSNIMPVIVPIAVDSTHPFPHLNNLSFSLAVKIIDPEHSDHVKFGMIRIPRVIPRFFEADDATYVPIESIVRKHAEEIFPGYKIISSATFKVTRNADIVIEEEEADDFMMILEQGLKLRRKGAFVRLQIEANADPEILEFLNLHMKIFKKDIYEYSIPLTLDSLWQIVGNKNFLHLGLPLYTPKVLQPFDENVSIFDTLDKTDVLTYQPYESFDPVATLIKEASKDPKVISIRMTLYRVEKNSPIVQSLIDAASDGKQVTVMVELKARFDEENNLHWAKALENSGAHVIYGIAGFKVHAKVTQIIRQQNGKLKFYMHFGTGNYNGGSAKIYTDISYFTTKEEFAKDSTDFFHILSGYSKNRTLNSLSMSPMQIKSRLLEMIKNEKDKGSEGVIIAKMNALVDSDMIDALYDASSAGVKIDLIIRGICCLKPGVKDLSENIRVRSIIGKYLEHARIFYFKHSNPEFYISSADWMPRNLERRFELMTPIYEQKHKNTLQEILHIQLRDNVLAYELKEDGEYTQVVPAQNKLKINSHDLLEKYVTKIKATQKDKDINSRTKNIAFKLFKES; translated from the coding sequence ATGGCAAAAGACAAAAGTGATTATATAAATAGAGAGCTTTCTTGGCTTAGATTTAACTCAAGGGTTTTATCTCAATGTGATAAAAATATCCCATTAATGGAAAAACTTAAATTTATAGCTATTTATACAACAAATTTAGATGAGTTTTATATGATTAGAATAGCTGGTTTAAAACAACTTTTTGTAGCTGGAGTTGTAGTAAGCGGCAACGATGGAATGGCACCAATTGATCAGTTAAGAGAGATAAGAGAATATCTTAAAAATGAAAAAATTACCCTTGAAAACCACTATAAAAATATTACAAAAGAACTTTCTAAAAATGGTCTTTTTATAAAAAATTATGATGAGTTAAACGCAAATTTAAAACAAAAAGCAGATGAGTATTTTTTCTCAAACATAATGCCAGTTATTGTCCCTATTGCGGTTGATTCAACACACCCATTTCCTCATCTAAACAACCTTAGTTTTTCTTTAGCTGTAAAAATCATTGATCCAGAACATAGTGATCATGTTAAATTTGGAATGATAAGGATTCCAAGAGTAATTCCGAGATTTTTTGAAGCAGATGACGCTACTTATGTGCCAATAGAAAGCATAGTTAGAAAACATGCCGAAGAGATTTTCCCAGGATATAAAATCATTAGCTCAGCAACATTTAAAGTCACAAGAAACGCAGATATTGTAATAGAAGAAGAAGAAGCTGATGATTTTATGATGATATTAGAACAAGGATTAAAACTTCGCAGAAAAGGTGCTTTTGTAAGACTTCAAATAGAAGCTAATGCCGATCCTGAAATTTTAGAATTTTTAAATTTACATATGAAAATTTTCAAAAAAGATATATATGAATACTCCATACCATTAACACTTGATTCACTTTGGCAAATAGTTGGCAATAAAAACTTCTTACATCTTGGTTTGCCACTTTACACACCAAAAGTATTACAGCCATTTGATGAAAATGTATCCATTTTTGATACTCTTGATAAAACCGATGTTTTGACATATCAACCTTATGAAAGTTTTGATCCAGTGGCAACTCTTATAAAAGAAGCATCAAAAGATCCAAAAGTAATATCCATAAGAATGACGCTTTATAGGGTTGAAAAAAACTCGCCAATAGTTCAGTCGCTAATAGATGCAGCAAGCGATGGCAAACAAGTTACTGTTATGGTTGAATTAAAAGCTAGATTTGATGAAGAAAACAATCTTCATTGGGCAAAAGCTCTTGAAAACTCAGGTGCACATGTGATATACGGAATTGCTGGATTTAAAGTACATGCAAAAGTTACTCAAATCATACGCCAACAAAATGGCAAACTTAAATTTTATATGCATTTTGGAACCGGAAACTACAATGGCGGAAGTGCTAAAATTTATACAGATATTAGTTATTTTACCACAAAAGAAGAATTTGCAAAAGATTCCACAGACTTCTTTCATATCTTGTCTGGATATAGCAAAAATAGAACTTTAAATAGTCTTTCTATGTCGCCAATGCAAATCAAATCAAGACTACTTGAAATGATAAAAAATGAAAAAGACAAAGGAAGTGAAGGTGTAATCATAGCAAAAATGAATGCACTTGTTGATAGTGATATGATAGATGCACTTTATGATGCAAGTAGTGCAGGAGTTAAGATAGATCTCATAATACGCGGAATTTGTTGCTTAAAACCAGGAGTAAAAGATTTAAGTGAAAATATAAGAGTTCGCTCTATTATCGGTAAATACCTTGAACACGCAAGGATATTTTATTTTAAACACTCAAATCCAGAATTTTACATATCTAGCGCTGATTGGATGCCAAGAAATTTGGAGCGTCGCTTTGAACTTATGACACCTATTTATGAACAAAAACATAAAAATACTTTACAAGAGATTTTACACATTCAACTAAGAGATAATGTTTTAGCTTATGAACTTAAAGAAGATGGAGAATATACACAAGTTGTGCCAGCTCAAAATAAGCTTAAAATAAACAGCCATGATCTTTTAGAAAAATATGTAACAAAAATAAAAGCAACTCAAAAAGATAAAGATATCAACTCGCGAACTAAAAATATAGCTTTTAAATTATTTAAAGAAAGTTAA
- a CDS encoding peptidoglycan DD-metalloendopeptidase family protein: protein MRILFIFLLLITFAFCENESNLEELTWPNGETFTNFLENNSLPLKLYYNSSKEDQELLSEISSGTSFQILRDDENMISQVLIPINEELQIHIYKNKENLYELEFIPIIYNEESQVLSIKIQTSPYQDIINETNNKILADAFINVFRKSVDFTKLKKGDSLVIAYTQKRRLGRVFGYPEISLAMIETGGKKYTLFLFEGKYYDESGKTNETLFLIKPVKNARISSRFTKKRFHPILKRYRAHLGVDYAAPKGTPIMAAGNGKVKFVGTKGGYGKTLIISHDYGYETLYAHLNGFAKNIKRGKKVKQGEIVAYIGNTGMSTGPHLHFGLYAGKQAIDPEKVVKIQRDLFKGKTKEQFLALVKDGKKIIDEHLQNPKNPQKEEDFSNFMTL from the coding sequence ATGAGAATATTATTTATTTTTTTACTACTTATAACATTTGCTTTTTGTGAAAATGAATCAAATTTAGAAGAACTTACTTGGCCAAATGGCGAAACATTTACCAATTTTTTGGAAAATAATTCTTTGCCTCTTAAACTTTATTATAACTCTTCAAAAGAAGATCAAGAGCTTTTAAGCGAGATTTCATCAGGAACAAGTTTTCAAATTTTAAGAGATGATGAAAATATGATTTCGCAAGTTTTGATACCAATAAATGAAGAGCTTCAAATACATATTTATAAAAACAAAGAAAATTTATATGAATTAGAGTTTATACCTATAATTTACAATGAAGAAAGTCAAGTTTTAAGCATAAAAATTCAAACCTCCCCATATCAAGATATTATAAACGAAACAAATAATAAAATTCTAGCAGACGCTTTTATAAATGTTTTTAGGAAAAGTGTCGATTTTACGAAGTTAAAAAAGGGCGATAGTCTTGTTATAGCCTATACTCAAAAAAGAAGACTTGGTAGGGTTTTTGGCTATCCTGAGATATCTTTAGCTATGATAGAAACAGGTGGCAAAAAATACACACTATTTTTATTTGAGGGAAAATACTATGATGAGAGCGGTAAGACAAATGAGACTTTATTTCTTATAAAACCTGTAAAAAATGCAAGAATATCATCTAGATTTACTAAAAAAAGATTTCATCCGATACTAAAACGCTACAGAGCCCATCTTGGCGTTGATTATGCTGCACCAAAAGGAACTCCGATAATGGCAGCTGGCAATGGAAAAGTTAAATTTGTTGGAACAAAAGGTGGATATGGTAAAACGCTAATTATATCTCATGATTATGGCTATGAAACTCTTTATGCACATTTAAACGGTTTTGCTAAAAATATAAAAAGAGGAAAAAAGGTAAAACAAGGAGAGATTGTTGCTTATATAGGAAATACCGGAATGTCAACAGGCCCACACCTTCACTTTGGACTTTATGCTGGTAAACAAGCAATAGATCCAGAAAAAGTTGTTAAGATACAAAGAGATTTGTTTAAAGGAAAGACAAAAGAGCAGTTCCTTGCTTTGGTTAAAGATGGTAAAAAAATTATAGATGAGCATTTGCAAAATCCTAAAAATCCACAAAAAGAAGAGGATTTTAGTAACTTTATGACTCTTTAA